Within Aspergillus oryzae RIB40 DNA, chromosome 2, the genomic segment GATTGCAGAGAAAAGTACCAACCTGTCGGAATGTGTCGTTTACTAGCTTCAATCCAGCAGTATGTGTCTGGTTGGGCCGTTGTCCTCGGAGGACATTTGCCCGATTGATagaccatcttctccctGCTGCTGCGCGGAGGTAAATCTTATGAGCTTGAAAGCGACGGGCGCATCCATCGAGTATGACCCTAGAGGCAATTAGTTAGTTGACCACATGTTACATAGACCGGAGTAAATAGATACATACCTCCGAAGTTCTGCCTTTTCGGTTTCCGCATCATTCCTCCCGGTTGGAGGGACCGGGGTATAGTTAGACGACATTAGGGCTTGCGCAGCAGTCAAACTCTCCCGGATCACCTCATAGCCGGGCTCGTGGATATCTTCCGCGGGAACTGGGATATCTTGTTGGGAGATGTGCACCAGGAGGGTTCGGTAGTCGTTGATGATCTCAGCCACTCTTAGGGCACGTGCGTCGTTGACTTAATCATGTATATTCATTAGTATCGCATCGCCTTGCAAACTAATGTAGATCCCGGTTCAGGATTGGAGATGAATGCTTACGTCCGTCTGCCATTGCTACTTTCTCTAAGAAGCGACTCTAGGGAATAGACGACTAGAGACCGAAGAGCGAAAGCCCAGGTAGATCAAAGGGAAGGTCAAGTGGATAATGGAGCAATTGTTATACTAGGACGGCGACACCAAGCTAAGTAAGACTCTGTGAAAGAGTGGCTGCTCTACAATAGCGTTCCATCATTGAGGGCGAGATATGCCTTTTAAACTTGATCCCCAGGACCACCGATGACAGCTTTCCAGTCCATCCCCGTAGGCCAAGGACGAAGAGCTTTACTCAgggagatcatca encodes:
- a CDS encoding uncharacterized protein (predicted protein), whose protein sequence is MADGLNDARALRVAEIINDYRTLLVHISQQDIPVPAEDIHEPGYEVIRESLTAAQALMSSNYTPVPPTGRNDAETEKAELRRVILDGCARRFQAHKIYLRAAAGRRWSINRANVLRGQRPNQTHTAGLKLVNDTFRQEEMPLFHKTKKFPHPPLIGTCFYYDAVDGYDIPTNDC